From the genome of Malus domestica chromosome 04, GDT2T_hap1, one region includes:
- the LOC103421795 gene encoding serine/threonine-protein kinase STY13-like — translation MLEGGAKFTGIIGLNNHDNNYDDLSQGFYLKLQEGEGTNMSIDSMQMSNDGGSVAMSVDNSSIASNTNDSHTRILNHQGLRRRTKDNYSVQQSVNPRGRVTHALSHDQLARALLDSHSLTEGLEDYEDWTIDLRKLNMGEAFAQGAFGKLYRGTYNGEDVAIKLLERPENDPERAQVMEQQFQQEVKMLANLKHPNIVRFIGACRKPMVWCIVTEYAKGGSVRQFLAKRQSRSVPLKLAVKQALDVARGFAYVHGLGLIHRDLKSDNLLISSDKSIKIADFGVARIEVQTEGMTPETGTYRWMAPEMIQHRHYTQKVDVYSFGIVLWELITGMLPFQNMTAVQAAFAVVNKSVRPNIPNDCLPVLCEIMTRCWDANPDVRPSFTEVVRMLEHAETEIMTTVRKARFRCCITQPMTAD, via the exons ATGTTGGAGGGCGGCGCCAAATTCACTGGAATTATTGGTCTAAACAACCATGATAACAACTATGACGATTTGTCACAAGGATTCTACCTCAAACTCCAGGAGGGCGAAGGTACCAACATGTCCATCGACAGTATGCAAATGAGCAACGACGGAGGCTCTGTGGCCATGTCTGTAGACAACAGCAGCATTGCTTCAAATACTAATGATTCCCACACTCGAATCTTGAACCACCAAGGGCTGCGGCGACGTACTAAGGATAACTACTCTGTGCAACAGAGTGTTAATCCCCGAGGAAGAGTCACACATGCTCTAAGTCATGATCAACTGGCTCGAGCTCTATTGGACAGCCATTCCTTGACAGAGGGGCTTGAGGATTATGAGGACTGGACAATTGACTTAAGAAAGCTAAacatgggtgaagcttttgcgcAAGGTGCTTTTGGGAAGCTATACAGAGGTACCTACAATGGCGAAGATGttgccatcaaacttttggaGCGGCCAGAAAATGACCCAGAAAGGGCTCAGGTGATGGAGCAGCAGTTTCAACAGGAAGTCAAGATGCTGGCTAATTTGAAGCATCCAAACATAGTTCGTTTCATTGGTGCTTGCCGTAAACCAATGGTTTGGTGCATTGTAACAGAGTATGCTAAGGGGGGTTCAGTTAGGCAGTTCTTGGCGAAGCGGCAGAGCCGATCGGTTCCATTGAAATTAGCAGTCAAGCAAGCTTTGGATGTCGCGAGGGGGTTTGCGTATGTTCATGGGCTTGGTCTGATTCACAGGGACTTGAAATCTGACAACCTGTTGATTTCGTCTGACAAATCTATAAAAATTGCTGATTTTGGAGTTGCCCGTATTGAGGTGCAGACAGAAGGAATGACTCCAGAGACTGGGACATACCGCTGGATGGCACC GGAGATGATCCAGCACAGGCATTACACACAGAAAGTTGACGTTTATAGCTTTGGGATAGTTCTTTGGGAACTTATAACAGGGATGCTTCCATTCCAGAACATGACAGCAGTACAGGCAGCATTTGCAGTTGTTAATAAGAGTGTCCGCCCTAACATTCCGAATGACTGCTTACCTGTTCTTTGTGAGATTATGACGAGGTGTTGGGATGCAAACCCTGATGTGAGGCCATCCTTCACTGAAGTCGTGAGAATGCTCGAGCATGCAGAGACTGAGATCATGACGACTGTTCGCAAGGCCCGGTTCAGGTGTTGCATTACCCAGCCAATGACAGCGGACTGA
- the LOC103411594 gene encoding serine/threonine-protein kinase STY13-like, which translates to MLEGGAKFTGIIGLNNHDNNYDDLSQGFYLKLHEGEGTNMSIDSMQTSNDGGSVAMSIDNSSVASNTNDSHTRILNHQGLRRRTKDNYSVQQSVNHRGRVTHALSNDQLAQALLDSHSSTEGLENYEEWTIDLRKLNMGEAFAQGAFGKLYRGTYNGEDVAIKLLESPENDPEKAQVMEQQFQQEVKMLANLKHPNIVRFIGACRKPMVWCIVTEYAKGGSVRQFLAKRQSQSVPLKLAVKQALDVARGFAYVHGLGLIHRDLKSDNLLISSDKSIKIADFGVARIEVQTEGMTPETGTYRWMAPEMIQHRHYTQKVDVYSFGIVLWELITGMLPFQNMTAVQAAFAVVKGVRPIIPNDCLPVLCEIMTRCWDANPEVRPSFTEVVRMLEHAEIEIMTTVRKARFRCCITQPMTAD; encoded by the exons ATGTTGGAGGGCGGTGCCAAATTCACTGGAATTATTGGTCTAAACAACCATGATAACAACTATGATGATTTGTCGCAAGGATTCTACCTCAAACTCCATGAGGGTGAGGGTACCAACATGTCCATCGACAGTATGCAAACGAGCAATGATGGAGGCTCTGTGGCCATGTCTATAGACAACAGCAGCGTTGCTTCAAATACTAATGATTCCCACACTCGAATCTTGAACCACCAAGGGCTGCGGCGACGTACTAAGGATAACTACTCCGTGCAACAGAGTGTTAACCACCGAGGAAGAGTCACACATGCTCTGAGTAATGATCAGCTTGCTCAAGCTCTACTTGACAGCCATTCCTCGACAGAAGGGCTTGAGAATTATGAAGAGTGGACAATTGACTTAAGAAAGCTAAacatgggtgaagcttttgcacAAGGTGCTTTTGGGAAGCTATATAGAGGTACCTACAATGGTGAAGATGTTGCTATCAAACTTTTGGAGAGTCCGGAAAATGACCCAGAAAAGGCTCAGGTGATGGAGCAGCAGTTTCAACAGGAAGTCAAGATGCTGGCTAATTTGAAGCATCCAAACATAGTTCGTTTCATCGGTGCTTGCCGTAAACCAATGGTTTGGTGCATTGTAACAGAGTATGCTAAGGGGGGTTCAGTTAGGCAGTTCTTGGCGAAGCGGCAGAGCCAATCAGTTCCATTGAAATTAGCAGTCAAGCAAGCATTAGATGTTGCAAGGGGGTTTGCTTATGTTCATGGGCTCGGTCTGATTCATAGGGACTTGAAATCTGACAACCTGTTGATTTCTTCTGACAAATCTATAAAAATTGCTGATTTTGGAGTTGCTCGTATTGAAGTGCAGACGGAAGGAATGACTCCGGAGACTGGGACATACCGCTGGATGGCGCC GGAGATGATCCAGCATAGGCATTACACACAGAAAGTTGACGTTTATAGCTTTGGGATTGTTCTTTGGGAACTTATAACGGGGATGCTTCCATTCCAGAACATGACAGCGGTACAGGCAGCATTTGCAGTTGTCAAGGGTGTCCGCCCTATCATTCCAAATGACTGCTTGCCTGTTCTTTGTGAGATCATGACGAGATGTTGGGATGCAAACCCTGAAGTCCGGCCATCCTTCACTGAAGTCGTGAGAATGCTCGAGCATGCAGAGATAGAAATCATGACGACTGTTCGCAAGGCCCGGTTCAGGTGTTGCATTACCCAGCCAATGACAGCGGACTGA
- the LOC103429304 gene encoding 3-ketoacyl-CoA synthase 15: MPRVVFCPDYKINLKDGREEAAMVMFGAINDLFGATKVRPKDIRILVVNCGVLNTTPSLSSIVINHFKLRPNVQSFNLGGMGCAAGIVALDLAKDLLNAYPGSYALVVSTEAVCYTWYKGNDFDLLLSNCFLRMGAAAMLLSSSSLDRWHAKYELKQLVRTHKGMDERSFNSIHLKEDAEGTQGVSMSKDVIQVGGRALKANITTIGPLVLPVSEQFHFLTNLLFRKKKTNYKPYIPDYKLAFEHVCILATSEKVLNEIQKNLELTEDYMEASRKTLERFGDTFSSSVWYELAYLEATSKIKRGGRIWQLTFGSGFKCNSVV; this comes from the exons ATGCCCCGAGTGGTATTCTGCCCAGATTACAAGATAAATCTGAAGGACGGAAGAGAAGAGGCAGCTATGGTGATGTTCGGGGCCATAAATGACCTTTTCGGAGCCACCAAAGTCCGCCCAAAGGACATTAGGATCCTCGTGGTGAACTGTGGAGTTCTGAATACGACCCCATCGCTGTCATCCATTGTGATAAACCATTTCAAGCTGAGGCCTAACGTACAGAGCTTCAACCTTGGTGGAATGGGTTGTGCTGCAGGAATCGTAGCCCTTGATCTTGCCAAAGACCTTTTAAATGCTTATCCTGGCTCATATGCACTGGTGGTCAGCACGGAGGCTGTGTGCTATACATGGTACAAAGGCAATGATTTCGATCTGCTCCTTTCTAATTGCTTCCTTCGAATGGGGGCGGCCGCCATGCTGCTCTCTAGCTCCAGTCTCGATCGATGGCATGCCAAATATGAACTCAAAcag CTGGTTCGAACTCACAAAGGCATGGATGAGAGGAGCTTCAACAGCATACATTTGAAGGAAGATGCAGAGGGCACACAAGGAGTGTCGATGAGCAAAGACGTGATTCAGGTTGGCGGCCGCGCACTCAAGGCCAACATCACCACTATCGGCCCCCTCGTTCTCCCCGTCAGCGAACAATTCCATTTCCTCACCAATTTGCTCTTCAGGAAGAAGAAAACTAATTACAAGCCTTACATTCCTGACTACAAGCTTGCCTTCGAGCACGTGTGCATATTGGCAACTAGCGAGAAGGTGCTCAATGAAATACAGAAGAACCTAGAGCTTACGGAGGACTACATGGAGGCATCCAGGAAAACCCTGGAGCGATTTGGAGACACTTTTAGTAGTAGTGTTTGGTACGAACTCGCTTACTTAGAGGCAACTTCAAAGATCAAGAGGGGTGGTCGGATTTGGCAGCTCACCTTCGGCTCAGGATTCAAGTGTAACAGCGTCGTTTGA